In one Shewanella loihica PV-4 genomic region, the following are encoded:
- a CDS encoding mechanosensitive ion channel domain-containing protein, with the protein MTQTLLVSCLYIGIFIFAQRLLTNWIAKLAESKQVSFKRTKMVTQYITYLLFIIIACLWVISLGIEYQQVSLFISSVFAVLGVALVAQWSILSNITAGILIFFVFPYRIGDRIKIIDKDEDVSGIIAEISLFHVLIERSDGITITYPNNLMLQKGVLKLTQAHTQAKPLSESPEKDHTQVQSD; encoded by the coding sequence ATGACACAAACCCTACTCGTCAGCTGTCTCTACATCGGCATCTTCATCTTCGCCCAGCGTCTGCTCACCAACTGGATCGCCAAGCTGGCCGAGTCCAAACAGGTCTCCTTTAAACGCACCAAGATGGTAACCCAATATATTACCTACCTGCTGTTTATCATCATCGCCTGTCTCTGGGTGATCTCACTCGGCATCGAATATCAGCAGGTCTCGCTGTTTATCTCCTCGGTATTTGCCGTGCTCGGCGTGGCCTTGGTGGCCCAGTGGTCGATTTTGAGTAACATCACCGCCGGGATCTTGATCTTCTTCGTCTTCCCCTACCGTATTGGCGATCGCATCAAGATTATCGACAAGGATGAAGATGTTAGCGGCATCATCGCCGAGATCAGTCTGTTTCACGTGCTGATCGAGCGCAGCGACGGCATCACCATCACCTACCCTAACAACCTGATGCTACAGAAAGGGGTTTTGAAACTGACTCAGGCGCACACTCAGGCCAAGCCCTTGAGCGAATCGCCCGAGAAAGACCATACTCAAGTACAAAGCGATTAA
- a CDS encoding spermidine synthase: MSDYTTLHTGEDDHGPLLVMEDKEVRLLSFGDNDEQSKLLKSALHVPMHTYLQAMLLVLLFIKPKRVIVLGLGGGGLIHALRNFDRGINITAVELREAVIEVAKRYFWLPLGKKLNLIHQDANAFLADADHKKADVIFADIYHGDGVDEQQLSETFIANAAALLKSEGYLVLNCWKEHSRNATLLALLQKHFSDVRACLTGGGNWVVLAGKQARQISASGLKAEAQQLSLLLDFQLGRSLTRFETWE; this comes from the coding sequence ATGTCAGACTATACCACCCTACATACCGGCGAAGATGATCACGGCCCACTCCTGGTCATGGAAGATAAGGAGGTTCGCCTGCTCTCCTTTGGGGATAACGATGAGCAGAGCAAGCTGCTCAAGTCGGCGCTGCATGTGCCCATGCATACCTATCTGCAGGCCATGTTGCTGGTGCTGCTGTTTATCAAGCCAAAACGCGTCATCGTACTCGGCCTGGGTGGCGGCGGCCTCATTCATGCACTGCGTAATTTCGACCGCGGGATCAATATTACCGCGGTCGAGCTGAGGGAGGCGGTGATCGAGGTGGCCAAGCGTTATTTCTGGTTGCCGCTGGGTAAGAAGCTCAACCTGATCCATCAGGATGCCAATGCGTTTCTGGCAGATGCTGATCATAAGAAGGCTGACGTGATCTTCGCTGACATTTACCATGGCGACGGCGTGGACGAGCAGCAGCTCAGCGAGACCTTTATCGCCAACGCCGCCGCGCTGCTCAAGAGTGAAGGTTATTTGGTGCTTAACTGCTGGAAGGAGCATAGCCGTAACGCCACCCTACTGGCCCTGTTACAGAAACACTTTAGCGACGTGCGCGCCTGCCTGACGGGTGGTGGTAACTGGGTGGTGCTCGCCGGTAAACAGGCGCGGCAGATAAGCGCCAGCGGCCTCAAGGCGGAGGCGCAGCAGTTGTCGCTGCTGCTAGACTTTCAGTTAGGCCGCAGCCTGACCCGCTTCGAAACCTGGGAGTGA